Part of the Kitasatospora sp. NBC_00374 genome is shown below.
GGCGCCGAGGCCGCGCGGGCCGCCGGTGCGGTCGATCCGCAGCTCGTCGATCATCCGCAGCCGGGCGTCCGGCAGCCGCAGGGCGGGGTTGAGGCCGGCGTCCTGGGCGTGCTCGGGGCCGAAGACCTCACCGGGGCGGCCCTGGGCGAGCAGTTCCAGGTCGGCGGCGGTGAGGTGGTTCCGGTCCGTCCGGGCGAGCGGCTTGAACCAGCCCTTGGTCAGCGCGGCCCGGGCGGCCCGCTCCTTCTCGGTGATCACCACGCCGAGCGGGGTGTCCAGCTCGGCCTGGGTGAAGAAGCCGGCCGAGGCGTCCTTCAGCTCGAGGATCAACTCGCCGTCGGCGTAGCAGAGATAGCTGAAGAAGAAGAGCGTGGTGTCGCCCTGGGTGACGAACCGGTTGATCGAGATGTCGTACCGCAGGGTCTGCCCGGCCCTGGGCAGGTCGCCGTGGAAGACCAGGGTGGAGTCCAGCAGCCGGTAGACCCGCTCGCCCTTGTTGCGGAAGTCGATGCCGAGGTAGCTGATCAGCAGCAGATCGCACTGCCCCGCCTCGATCGCGACCGCCGGCGGCACCCCGTCGTCGACGGTGTACCAGGCGTCCGCCGGCACGTCGTACTCGGTGCGGATGAAGGAGGGCCGGTAGACACCGGTCTCCGCCTTCAGCTCCGTCACCCGGGTGACGAAGTGGTACGGCGGCGCGGGCAGCCGCACCCGCTTGCCGTAGCCGTCGATCTCGGCGAAGGCCGGACCGAAGACGGCGGCCAGCGAGCCGGTGGCGAACTCCAGCAGGTCGGCCTCGTCCCAGATCACGCCGGGGGGCCTGGCCGGCTCGGGCACCGGCACGGGAGCGGGGGCGACCGCCGGGACGGGGGCCGGGGGCAGCTCCGCTCTCGGGGTGAAGGCGATCGGCTCGGGAGCCGGGGCGGGCGGCAGGGCCGACGGCGCGGCCGGCCCGGCGGCCAGCAGGGCCTCCGTCCTGGCCAGGGTGGACTCCTGCAGCACGCGCTGGGTCTCCATCACCACCGAGTGGGTGGCCACCATCTGCCGGCGCAGCTCCCGCACCAGGTCCCGGGCGGGGTCGCCGTCGGCGGACGGCGGGGCCGGCGGGGCGGCCCGGTCGGACTGGGCGGTGCGCGCCGCGGCCCGGGGCCCGGACGGCTGCGCGGACGGCCCGGGGGCCGGCCCGGGGGCCGGTACGGGGGCCGGGTCGTCGGCCCAGGGCAGGAAGGCGATCGGCTCACCGTCGAAGGTGATGACCTCGGGGTCGGCAAGGCTCGGGTCGGCTGGCATCTGGTCCTCCGGCGGAACGGGACCGGCTGGTCCGGAAGGGCCGGCCGCGACGGGGCCGACCGGGAGCGGGCGGGGAGTGCCGGGGCCGGCGGGCCCGGCCCCGAGGGCGGCCAGCACCGGCGCCGCGAACGCGGGCGGCGCGCTCGCGGGCAGCTCGGCGGCCTGCGAGGCGGCCGGCGGAGCGGTCGGCGGGGCGGCCTGCGGGGTGGCCCGCGCCTCGGCGGCCTCGGCCAGCAGCGCGGCCGTTCCGGCGGCGATCCGCGCCGGGACGGACGGACCGCCGCCGACCGGGAAGGCGGCCCGGCCGGGCCGGGCCGCCGCGGCCGGCACCGGCCCGAGCAGCCCGACCAGGTCCAGCGGCACCCCGTGCGCGATCAGCCGGGCGGCCAGCTGGGCGACCGACCGGGCGGCCGGGACGCCCCGGCGGTCGACCGAGGCCGCGACGTGCGGCGCCTCGCCGAGCGTCTCGCGCACCCAGCGGGTGCAGGTGGCGCCCGGGCCGACCTCGACGAAGTAGCGGAACCCGCGGTCGTACGCCGTGCGGACCAGCCGCGGGAAGTCGATCGTGGAGCGCAGCGTGTGGGCGATCCGGTCGGCGATCCGCTGCTGGTCGAAGTCCTCGACCGGCCCGTAGTCGTAGGCGGTGAGCAGGTCGAGGCCGCCGGTGGAGCCGGTGGGGTGGCTGTTCAGCTCGGCCAGGGCGGCCACCTCGCCATCCACCACCGGGCAGTGCATGACGCCGGTGACCGGGGAGCGCGCCGCCGGGCAGCCGAGCTCCGCGATCAGTCGGCGGCACTGGGCCGGGTCGCCGGCCACCACCACCTCGCCGGGGGTGTTGACGTGGGTGAGGAACACCCGGTCGTAGGCCGCGAGGGCGGCCCGGACCGTCTCGGGGTCGCAGAGCAGCACATGGCCGGCCCACACCTCGGCGTCGGGTGTGCCCGCCGGCAGGCCCCACAGCTCGCGGACGGTGTCGCGCGGGCCGTTGAGCCGGTGCTTGAACAGCGGGGTGGCGCTGATCCGGTCGTCCCGGCGGGCGGACCGCTGCCAGCCGCCGGTGGCGAAGAGCATGCTGCTCTCGCCCAGGCTGTAGCCGAACGCGCCGTGCACCGGCACGCCCAGCAGGTCGCGCACCAGGTCGGTGTTGAGGATGGCGAAGGTCGTGCCGGTGGCGAGCATGAACGGCAGGTCGTCGGCGAGTTCGGCCTCCAGGGCCATCAACTCCCGCCGGCCGGGCGCGACCTGGGTGCGCGGGTGGAGCCGCGCCGTCCGGAAGGTCCGGTCCGGTTCGGCCACCTCCGCCTCGAACCGTTCCAGCAGACCGGGGAAGGCCCGGAACAGGTCCCGGCCCAGGCCCGGGTAGGAGTTGACGGCGCCCGGGTAGACCAGGGCGACCTTGCCCTCGGGGCCGATCGGATGCGGGGTGAAGCAGCTGCCCGCCGGGGTCGCCCAGTCCTCGCCGCGCTCCTGGGCGGCGGGCAGGTCCCGGGCGGCGAGCTCCAGTTGGCGGGCCAGCTCGTCCGTGTCCCGGCCGACCAGGACGACCCTGGGGGTGCCGGCGGTCAGCCGTTCGGCGGCCTCCCGGGCCAGCCGGTACGGGTCGGCTCCGTCGGCCAGCAGCGTGCGGTGCCGGGTGACCTCGGCCACCAGTGCGGCCGGGTCGGGTGCGCCGAGGGCCAGCAGGACGGGGCCGCCGGCCCGCTGCCAGTCGCGTTCCTCGATCCGGCCCCGGGTGCGGTCGGCGGAGAGCACCAGCTGCCCGTGCGCCCCGCCGCCGCCGATGAAGGAGACGGCCGCGTACCGCCGCCCGTCGCGTTCGGCGCGCAGCCAGGGGCGGGAGGAGTCCGGCAGGTAGCAGCCGGTGGCGGCCAGTCGGGCGGCCCGGGACCCGGCCGGACGCTGCCAGCCGGGCACGCCGGGCAGGTAGCCGTGGTGCAGGCCGAAGACCGCGCGCAGCAGACCGGCCATGGCCGCCGCGCCCTGGGCGTCGCCGAGTTGGGCCTTGGCGCTGCCGAGTGCGGGGCCGGGGGTGCCGGCCGGGTGGATCCGGGCCAGCGCGGCCAGTTCGGCCTCGTCCTGTGCCTCGGTGCCGCCCGCGTGCAGTTCCAGGTAGCCGAGTTCGGTGGCCTGGATGCCCGCCTCGGCGAGCGCCTGCGCGGCGGCCCCGGCCAGCGCGTCCGCGTCGGCCTCGGGCAGCTCGCCGTCGACCGGGACGGCGTGCCGGACGGCGACCGCGTCCAACCGGGCGTACGCCGGGCGCGCGCCCTCACCGGGCCGGGTGAGCACCACCGCACCGGCGCCCTCCCCGATCCGCCAGCCCTGGCTGCCCTCGCCGTAGGTCAGCCCGGGCCCGGAGACCGGCGGGCCGTCACCGCCCTCGACCCGCAGCAGCAGGCTCTCGGGCGAGCCGGCGAGGTCGACCGCCCCGACCAGGACGGCTTCGACGGTGTCGTCCAGCAGCAGCAGCCGGGCCAGCTCCAGGGCCTGGGCGGTGCCGGCGGCCTCGGCGGAGATGGTGAACGAGGGGCCGGTGAGGTTCCACAGCGAGGAGATCCGGCTGGCCATGATGTTGCCGATGTAGCTGAGCACCTCGTTGGCGACGATCGGCTCGTGCACGCCCTCGCGGGCCAGTGCGGTGAGCCGCTGCCGCTGCGCGTCGGTCAGCTCCAGCCCGGCGGAGTCGAACAGCTCGCGCAGGTGGCCGCCGAGCCGGTGGCGGGCCAGGTGGAGGTGGGCGCTGGGCTCGATCTCCATCGCGACCACCACGGCGACCCGCCGGGGTGCCGGGCCGCCCCGCCCCGGTCCGTCCGGTCCTGGTCCGTCCGGTCCGGGTGCGGCCGAGCGGCTGAAGCCGGCGTCGGCGAGCGCCTCGTCGGCGACCTTGGACATCAGCGCGTGCTGGAGGTTGTAGTTGCGCAGGTCGGCGGGCGGGATCCGGTGGTCGACCGGGTCGAGACCGACGGTGTCCACGAACGCGCCCTCGGGCAGCGTCTCGCGGGTCAAACCGGCGGCGGCGAGGGCGCCGCCGCTCTGCTCCAGGCCGCGCCAGCGGCGCTCGGGCAGCGGGCCGAAGGCGTCGAGCCCGTCGTGGACGGCGCGTTCGAGGGCGGCGGCGGAGGTGAGCGAGCCGAAGTGCGCGCCGACACCGACCACGTCCAGTGCGGGCGGGGCGGTGGGGGCCGGGTGGTCCGCCGGGGCGGTGCCCGCGTCGGAGAGCACCACGTGCGCGTTGGTTCCGCCGAACCCGAACGCGGAGACGGCGCCGCGGCGCTCCCCCGGCCGGGCCGGCCAGTCCTGTCCGGTGCGGACCAGGGCGCCGGCGACCGGGCCGTCCGGTCCGGTCACCGGCTCGGTGACGCCGATGGTCGGCGGGAGGTGGCCGTGCCGCATGGCCAGCACCACCTTGAGCATGCTGCTGAGGCCGGCCACCGTCAGCAGGTGGCCGATGTTGCCCTTCACCGAGCCGAGCAGCGGCACCTTGCCGGCCGGGCCGAAGAACCCGGCGACCGAGGCCGCCTCGGTGGAGTCCCCGATCGGGGTGCCGGTGGCGTGGCACTCCAGGTAGTCGATCCCGTCCGGCGCCACACCCGCGTCGGCGTAGGCGAGTTGGTACGCCCGGTGCTGGCCGGCCTCGCTCGGGACCAGCAGGTGCCGGCCGGCGCCGTCGTTGGACAGGCCGATGCCGTCGATCACGGCGTGGATCCGGTCGCCGTCGCGCTGCGCGTCGGCGAGCCGCCGGACCGCGAACATGCCGGCGCCCTGGCCGGTGAGGATGCCCGCCGAGCGGCTGTCGAAGGGCTGGCTGAAACCGTTCGCCGGGTAGGCGTGCAGGTCGGAGAAGCTGAGGTGGATCAGGGTCGGGTCCGGGGCGCAGACGCCGCCCGCGAGCACCAGGTCCGCCTGTCCGGCGGCCAGGTGGTCGCAGGCCAGCTTCAGCGCGTAGAGCGCCGAGGAGCAGGCCGCGTCCAGCGCGTACCGGGGACCGCCGAGGCCGAGCGCCGCACCGACGATCCGCGCCGGGGCGCCGCTGACCCGGGCGTCGGCCGGGTCGGCCGCGGCCGTGCCGGACGGGTCGTCGAACCCGGTCAGTCCACCGGCGACCAGCCCGTCGCGGACCGCCTGCTGCACCAGCGGCAGGCTGATCCGGGCCGAACCGGGCGTCGGGAAGGAGTAGTTGCCCAGCACCAGGCCGGTCCGGCCGAGGAGCTCGGTCCGGTCCAGGTGGCCGCTGTCGCGCAGCGCCTCGCGGGCGACGTACAGCGACCAGTGGAACACCCGGTCGAGCCGGGCCAGTCGGTCCGGCGCCAGCCGGTAGCCGGTGGGGTCGAAGGTGAAGTCGCGGACGAAACCGCCCCTGGTGCAGGTGATCGGGTGCTGCGGGTCGAGGTCGCGGGGGTCGGCGGGCGGTCCGAAGACCTCCGGGCCGCCCTCGGTGCGGCTGTCCGCACCCGCGCTGAGGTTCTGCCAGAACTCCTCGGGGGTGGCCGCACCCGGGAAGAGGCAGGAAAGTCCGACGATGGCGTACTTGCTCATGGAAGCCGGGTCCCTCCGGGCTGTGGGCGGTCCGGCCGGCCGCGCTGGGCGGCCGGCCGGACCAACCGGGTCGGGTACGTCAGCTGCTGACGAACTTGGCGGCCAGCTGCGGGGTGGAGACCAGGCTGACCCCGGTCAGGCGGGCCAGCACCCGGCCGTCCGGGGCGACCGCGGTGACCGTCAGGCTCGCGGAGGTCCCGTTCACGGCTCCGGGCTCGACGACCGCCAGGAACGTCCCGCGGTCCGGCAGCGCCTGGTGGAACTCCGCCCGGGCGACCGAGAGCGGCAGGCTCGCGGTGGACCGGAACAGCCGCATCCAGACCAGGCCGGCCTGGAGCAGCAGGTCCGCCGCGCCGGGGCGGTAGAGCCGTCCCGCGTACGCGCCGCCGGCCGGGCGCGGCTCGGTCAGCGAGCACTCCAGCACCAGCCGGCCCTCCTCCTCGGCCAGCACCCGGCGCACCCCCTGCAGG
Proteins encoded:
- a CDS encoding beta-ketoacyl synthase N-terminal-like domain-containing protein — translated: MSKYAIVGLSCLFPGAATPEEFWQNLSAGADSRTEGGPEVFGPPADPRDLDPQHPITCTRGGFVRDFTFDPTGYRLAPDRLARLDRVFHWSLYVAREALRDSGHLDRTELLGRTGLVLGNYSFPTPGSARISLPLVQQAVRDGLVAGGLTGFDDPSGTAAADPADARVSGAPARIVGAALGLGGPRYALDAACSSALYALKLACDHLAAGQADLVLAGGVCAPDPTLIHLSFSDLHAYPANGFSQPFDSRSAGILTGQGAGMFAVRRLADAQRDGDRIHAVIDGIGLSNDGAGRHLLVPSEAGQHRAYQLAYADAGVAPDGIDYLECHATGTPIGDSTEAASVAGFFGPAGKVPLLGSVKGNIGHLLTVAGLSSMLKVVLAMRHGHLPPTIGVTEPVTGPDGPVAGALVRTGQDWPARPGERRGAVSAFGFGGTNAHVVLSDAGTAPADHPAPTAPPALDVVGVGAHFGSLTSAAALERAVHDGLDAFGPLPERRWRGLEQSGGALAAAGLTRETLPEGAFVDTVGLDPVDHRIPPADLRNYNLQHALMSKVADEALADAGFSRSAAPGPDGPGPDGPGRGGPAPRRVAVVVAMEIEPSAHLHLARHRLGGHLRELFDSAGLELTDAQRQRLTALAREGVHEPIVANEVLSYIGNIMASRISSLWNLTGPSFTISAEAAGTAQALELARLLLLDDTVEAVLVGAVDLAGSPESLLLRVEGGDGPPVSGPGLTYGEGSQGWRIGEGAGAVVLTRPGEGARPAYARLDAVAVRHAVPVDGELPEADADALAGAAAQALAEAGIQATELGYLELHAGGTEAQDEAELAALARIHPAGTPGPALGSAKAQLGDAQGAAAMAGLLRAVFGLHHGYLPGVPGWQRPAGSRAARLAATGCYLPDSSRPWLRAERDGRRYAAVSFIGGGGAHGQLVLSADRTRGRIEERDWQRAGGPVLLALGAPDPAALVAEVTRHRTLLADGADPYRLAREAAERLTAGTPRVVLVGRDTDELARQLELAARDLPAAQERGEDWATPAGSCFTPHPIGPEGKVALVYPGAVNSYPGLGRDLFRAFPGLLERFEAEVAEPDRTFRTARLHPRTQVAPGRRELMALEAELADDLPFMLATGTTFAILNTDLVRDLLGVPVHGAFGYSLGESSMLFATGGWQRSARRDDRISATPLFKHRLNGPRDTVRELWGLPAGTPDAEVWAGHVLLCDPETVRAALAAYDRVFLTHVNTPGEVVVAGDPAQCRRLIAELGCPAARSPVTGVMHCPVVDGEVAALAELNSHPTGSTGGLDLLTAYDYGPVEDFDQQRIADRIAHTLRSTIDFPRLVRTAYDRGFRYFVEVGPGATCTRWVRETLGEAPHVAASVDRRGVPAARSVAQLAARLIAHGVPLDLVGLLGPVPAAAARPGRAAFPVGGGPSVPARIAAGTAALLAEAAEARATPQAAPPTAPPAASQAAELPASAPPAFAAPVLAALGAGPAGPGTPRPLPVGPVAAGPSGPAGPVPPEDQMPADPSLADPEVITFDGEPIAFLPWADDPAPVPAPGPAPGPSAQPSGPRAAARTAQSDRAAPPAPPSADGDPARDLVRELRRQMVATHSVVMETQRVLQESTLARTEALLAAGPAAPSALPPAPAPEPIAFTPRAELPPAPVPAVAPAPVPVPEPARPPGVIWDEADLLEFATGSLAAVFGPAFAEIDGYGKRVRLPAPPYHFVTRVTELKAETGVYRPSFIRTEYDVPADAWYTVDDGVPPAVAIEAGQCDLLLISYLGIDFRNKGERVYRLLDSTLVFHGDLPRAGQTLRYDISINRFVTQGDTTLFFFSYLCYADGELILELKDASAGFFTQAELDTPLGVVITEKERAARAALTKGWFKPLARTDRNHLTAADLELLAQGRPGEVFGPEHAQDAGLNPALRLPDARLRMIDELRIDRTGGPRGLGALTAHKRLQPDAWYFECHFPDDPVLAGSMVAEGAVQALQAYLLHQGMHLVLPDARFQTIVGLQTEVQVRGQITPAHREIRYEIEVMELTMLPRPSVVADILVYLGDKPVIRMRNFGIQIREKEGTPYRPELGGVPAFLGRRNRSGEPAMINELHLAHAAKGDLGTAMGPEFDVYRDSRAPYIPNGDFQFVDRIMSLTGTRGELGPGSEMVTEYDSPADAWYYAQNSHPHMPNCVHMETSLQAAILLGYYLGATLKQPQTEYSIRNLDGRATLVKDVDLRGKTVRHHSKLLMTSAVQGAVLQNFSYELSADGEVFYTGESLFGYFSEAALANQAGLDAGKYVAPWIEREQPAAARVRRIELTDDAPAFTDPSGGLLHLPGDHFHLVDRVDLIADGGRHGLGYLHGHREVSPDEWYFDCHFHRDPVMPGSLGVEAVLQALRLFVLEQGLAEGIERPRFGLATGVEMGWKYRGQILRHDRELRFDVHVREIRREGGRVVVIADADLWKPGLRIYELTGVAIEVLPATA